One Thermoanaerobaculia bacterium DNA segment encodes these proteins:
- a CDS encoding GWxTD domain-containing protein, with protein sequence MKRTAILLALALTSSAAFAGGLSKQYKNWDRTPESYFLTNAERSQWKKVRTDADAEKFIQEYKEKRGPEFEKMLGERVAVADKYFSSGSTKGSETLRGKVIIVFGPPSAIEQGNGGSRGPGVDPNSQGLGGGDKGGGGLTMSSGGASPIGSAPAAPTNVRVPTMTFRYDAEHAPKAIGKPFIAEVNMISPAYQEPTDAFELNAKFEAVAEASTHPEPAPAPKEAPPQPASQN encoded by the coding sequence ATGAAAAGGACGGCGATTCTTCTGGCGCTCGCGCTGACGTCATCGGCGGCGTTCGCGGGCGGGCTCTCGAAACAATACAAGAACTGGGATCGGACCCCCGAGTCCTACTTCCTGACCAACGCCGAGCGCTCGCAATGGAAAAAGGTTCGGACCGACGCCGACGCCGAGAAGTTCATCCAGGAGTACAAGGAGAAGCGCGGCCCGGAGTTCGAGAAGATGCTGGGCGAGCGCGTCGCGGTCGCCGACAAGTACTTCAGCTCGGGCTCGACGAAGGGCTCGGAAACGCTCCGCGGCAAGGTCATCATCGTCTTCGGTCCTCCGTCGGCGATCGAGCAGGGCAACGGAGGAAGCCGCGGACCCGGCGTCGATCCAAACTCGCAGGGGCTCGGGGGCGGCGACAAAGGAGGAGGTGGCCTGACGATGTCGAGCGGCGGAGCGAGCCCCATCGGATCGGCGCCGGCGGCACCGACGAACGTTCGCGTTCCGACGATGACGTTCCGCTACGACGCCGAGCACGCGCCGAAGGCGATCGGGAAGCCGTTCATCGCGGAAGTCAACATGATCTCCCCGGCGTACCAGGAGCCGACGGACGCCTTCGAACTCAACGCGAAGTTCGAAGCCGTTGCCGAGGCTTCGACGCATCCCGAGCCCGCGCCGGCCCCGAAGGAGGCGCCTCCGCAGCCCGCGAGCCAGAACTGA
- a CDS encoding glycosyltransferase — protein IIPRMPSSSLALLGPGPPDRGGIAQQTMLLADALGPRLAGYFTYSRGYPRLINPRRFDVAPELAEAAKRVTPALDWARPWSWRQTARRIVGTGASAVIAPWWTAFWGPSLRGVFRATRRENPRFRNVLLCHHVFDHESAAWKKWLTWRAFAAADAVIAQSDADCDTIAARFPRMPIRVLPHPVEDRPLADREASRKKLGIAPDRPLVLFLGLVRPYKGLDVLFDAAPRIVEKTGAEISVVGEVFPDSRDDMARLMRRPIASRIRVVDRYVTEAEMDEWLAACDVVVCPYRKNSGSGIAARAIAARRPVVASDQSGFRPFVMPETGALVPEDDPFRLAEETIRVLGNGVSSYATRLAEVAAAHSWPGYADEVGRFVANNTNV, from the coding sequence ATAATCCCCCGGATGCCGTCTTCCTCCCTCGCCCTCCTCGGCCCCGGCCCCCCCGACCGGGGAGGGATCGCGCAGCAGACGATGCTGCTGGCCGACGCGCTCGGGCCGAGGCTCGCCGGGTACTTCACGTACTCGCGGGGATACCCGCGGCTGATCAATCCGCGGAGGTTCGACGTCGCGCCGGAGCTCGCGGAGGCCGCGAAGAGAGTCACGCCGGCGCTCGACTGGGCGAGGCCGTGGTCGTGGAGGCAGACCGCCCGGAGGATCGTCGGAACGGGAGCTTCGGCGGTCATCGCGCCGTGGTGGACCGCGTTCTGGGGGCCGTCGCTTCGGGGCGTCTTTCGAGCCACGCGGCGGGAGAACCCCCGGTTCCGTAACGTCCTCCTCTGCCATCACGTTTTCGACCACGAGAGCGCCGCGTGGAAGAAATGGCTGACCTGGCGGGCGTTCGCGGCGGCGGACGCCGTGATCGCGCAGTCCGATGCCGACTGCGACACGATCGCCGCGCGATTTCCGCGAATGCCGATCCGCGTCCTGCCGCACCCGGTGGAGGACCGGCCGCTCGCTGACCGCGAGGCGTCGCGGAAGAAGCTCGGGATCGCGCCTGATCGACCGCTCGTCCTCTTTCTCGGCCTCGTCCGACCGTACAAGGGTCTCGACGTGCTCTTCGACGCGGCGCCGCGGATCGTCGAAAAGACCGGCGCCGAGATCTCCGTCGTCGGGGAGGTTTTCCCGGATTCGCGGGACGACATGGCCCGGCTCATGCGCCGCCCGATCGCTTCCAGGATCCGGGTCGTCGATCGGTACGTGACCGAGGCCGAGATGGACGAGTGGCTGGCGGCATGCGACGTGGTCGTCTGCCCGTACCGGAAGAATTCCGGGTCGGGGATTGCCGCCCGCGCGATCGCCGCTCGCCGGCCCGTCGTGGCCTCGGACCAGTCGGGCTTCCGGCCGTTCGTGATGCCGGAAACCGGAGCTCTCGTCCCCGAAGACGACCCGTTTCGGCTTGCGGAGGAGACGATTCGAGTGCTCGGGAACGGCGTTTCCAGTTATGCAACACGCCTGGCCGAAGTGGCCGCCGCTCATTCGTGGCCGGGCTACGCCGACGAAGTCGGGCGGTTCGTCGCGAACAACACAAATGTCTGA